A genomic window from Candidatus Acididesulfobacter guangdongensis includes:
- a CDS encoding site-specific integrase codes for MSENIRLRGKYYYYDMMIDGVRYKGTTKTTDKNLAEKIASTIKSDILRQKHDLPTVVNYANNYTFQDLWEQYLKSQAVSIETVKLRQHVAKHFLPVFTDKSIKIITTDFIETYQLKRKIETMSLPKNKDKRDSEISYRLINIEIATLYNFFAFCIKKGYLEKNPATGIKKLNELSRLKTLSDSDIDKLIAGATNKLTRDLITFLIYTGCRKGEALNLKWDNVDLQNNIIAIKATKTKYDRYIPISKPLKELLTGIEKKDDCSYVFNKNGVKIGNFRKSFITACKNAGIKDMHIHDLRHVFASKMVKNGTSLYITGELLGHRTTQMTKRYSHLVPETLKKAVDDVWGKK; via the coding sequence ATGTCAGAGAATATCAGGCTGCGCGGTAAATATTACTATTACGATATGATGATTGACGGCGTCCGATACAAAGGAACGACCAAAACGACCGATAAAAACCTTGCCGAAAAGATAGCCAGCACGATAAAGAGCGATATACTCAGGCAAAAGCATGACTTGCCGACAGTCGTTAATTACGCCAACAATTATACTTTTCAGGATTTATGGGAACAATACTTAAAATCGCAAGCGGTAAGCATAGAAACGGTAAAATTAAGGCAACACGTTGCAAAGCACTTTTTGCCGGTATTTACAGACAAGTCTATAAAAATTATAACGACGGATTTCATAGAAACCTATCAGCTAAAGCGTAAAATTGAAACAATGTCATTACCAAAAAACAAAGACAAAAGGGACTCGGAAATATCATACCGGCTTATCAATATTGAAATTGCTACATTATACAATTTCTTTGCTTTCTGCATTAAAAAAGGTTATCTTGAAAAGAACCCCGCAACCGGCATTAAAAAACTTAACGAATTATCCCGCCTTAAAACTTTATCCGACTCTGATATCGACAAGCTCATCGCCGGCGCTACTAATAAACTTACAAGAGATTTAATAACCTTTTTAATTTACACCGGTTGTCGTAAAGGCGAAGCATTAAACTTAAAATGGGACAATGTTGATCTTCAAAATAACATTATCGCAATTAAAGCTACTAAAACTAAATACGACAGATATATTCCTATATCAAAGCCCTTAAAAGAGCTTTTAACCGGCATTGAAAAGAAAGACGACTGTTCGTATGTCTTTAACAAAAATGGAGTTAAAATCGGCAATTTTAGAAAGTCTTTTATAACCGCCTGCAAAAACGCCGGAATTAAAGATATGCATATCCACGATTTAAGGCACGTATTCGCAAGTAAAATGGTAAAGAACGGGACGAGCCTTTATATTACGGGGGAGCTGTTAGGACACCGGACAACCCAGATGACGAAAAGGTATAGCCATTTAGTGCCGGAGACCTTGAAAAAAGCCGTTGACGACGTTTGGGGGAAGAAATAA
- a CDS encoding MvaI/BcnI restriction endonuclease family protein, translated as MIEPIIYTKPKLIEKLKEISASGWIQNARKGNHGGIGNTLEDLLGIKENNLPIPNAAEWELKSQRINSSSLTTLFHIEPSPRAIRFVPQILLPKYGWAHGESGKKYPEGEMSFRQTIHGLSRSDRGFMVVIDRKERKVLISFDSKAVDARHSEWLKSVEDRIGLEELEPQPYWGFDDLEHKAGTKLLNCFYVQAEVKTDKKKEFYWYSKVMMLEKFNFEGFLNQIENANVLVDFDARTGHNHGTKFRMRQDKLPLLYKKTTVII; from the coding sequence ATGATTGAACCTATAATTTATACAAAGCCGAAATTAATCGAAAAATTAAAAGAAATTTCTGCATCGGGATGGATCCAGAATGCCAGAAAAGGTAATCACGGCGGAATCGGCAATACGTTAGAAGACTTGCTTGGTATTAAAGAAAACAATTTGCCTATACCGAATGCGGCGGAATGGGAATTAAAATCTCAACGCATTAACTCATCATCCTTAACCACTTTGTTTCATATTGAACCTTCACCGCGTGCAATTCGTTTTGTTCCTCAAATTTTATTGCCAAAATACGGTTGGGCGCATGGAGAATCTGGCAAAAAATATCCTGAGGGCGAAATGAGTTTTCGGCAGACTATCCATGGGCTATCTCGAAGCGATCGCGGTTTTATGGTTGTTATTGACAGGAAGGAAAGAAAAGTTTTAATTTCTTTTGATTCAAAAGCCGTTGATGCAAGACATTCCGAATGGTTAAAATCGGTAGAGGATAGGATTGGATTAGAAGAATTAGAACCGCAACCATATTGGGGTTTTGATGATTTAGAACATAAAGCAGGAACTAAACTACTAAATTGTTTTTATGTGCAAGCGGAAGTTAAAACTGATAAGAAAAAAGAGTTTTATTGGTATTCAAAGGTTATGATGTTAGAAAAATTCAATTTTGAAGGATTTTTAAACCAAATCGAAAATGCGAACGTTTTAGTAGATTTCGATGCCCGTACGGGACATAATCACGGAACTAAATTCAGGATGAGACAAGACAAATTGCCTTTGTTATATAAAAAAACAACGGTAATTATTTAA
- a CDS encoding nickel-dependent hydrogenase large subunit, with protein MSKRIIVDPITRIEGHLRIEVEMNGDTISDAYSSATLFRGIELILQGRAPEDAGLFAQRICGVCTYTHYETATWAIENALGIHPPKNARLARNILKGAQFVQDHMIHFYQLAGFDWVDIVSALDADPKKAMDLAYAYTDNPYNASLARFEDVKKRLKSFVSSGQLGPFANGYWGNAAYKLPPEGNLLIASHYLDNLDVLRIPAQIIAILGSKDPHSQTIVVGGISVVADLLNPQRMDDILFRTRKITDFINNAYIPDILLAAKYYKEEAIAGIGGGLKNYLAYGGFPQTDDEDPNNFYLDRGVIFNRDLSKVHDVNEKNITEFVTHSWYKYPDEKVGLNPTVGITDPEYTGLKKDGSVQEKGKYSWLKAPRYENKPMEVGPLARTLVAYAKGNKQIKSLVDYVLKTSDMPVSALFSTLGRTAARAIEAKYLADALEPWTMELIKNMAIDQTTWTNYEMPDKEIIGIGLDAAPRGAVGHWVSIKNKMINHYQIVVPSTWNGSPRDAFNQRGAYEESLIGVKLANLSQPLEILRTVHSFDPCIACGVHIIDPKTKEVKKYKIR; from the coding sequence ATGTCTAAACGAATAATAGTTGACCCGATTACAAGAATAGAAGGTCATTTAAGAATTGAAGTAGAAATGAACGGAGATACAATAAGCGATGCATATTCTTCGGCAACACTGTTCAGGGGAATTGAACTGATACTTCAGGGCAGAGCTCCTGAAGACGCAGGTCTATTCGCTCAAAGAATTTGCGGAGTCTGCACATATACTCATTATGAAACTGCAACATGGGCAATAGAAAACGCCCTCGGCATTCATCCTCCAAAGAATGCGAGATTGGCTAGAAATATTTTAAAAGGTGCTCAATTTGTTCAGGATCATATGATTCATTTTTATCAATTAGCAGGATTTGACTGGGTTGATATCGTTTCTGCTCTTGATGCCGACCCTAAAAAAGCAATGGATTTAGCTTATGCATACACCGATAATCCTTATAATGCAAGTTTGGCAAGATTCGAAGATGTTAAAAAACGTTTAAAATCATTTGTTTCATCTGGTCAGCTCGGACCTTTTGCCAATGGGTACTGGGGAAATGCGGCATATAAATTACCGCCTGAAGGAAATCTTTTAATAGCGTCGCATTATTTAGACAATCTTGATGTTTTAAGAATTCCTGCTCAGATAATAGCGATTTTGGGCTCTAAAGACCCGCATTCCCAAACTATAGTCGTGGGCGGAATTTCGGTAGTTGCAGATTTACTAAACCCGCAAAGAATGGACGATATACTTTTCAGAACGCGTAAAATAACAGATTTTATTAATAACGCATATATTCCAGACATTCTGCTTGCCGCTAAATACTACAAAGAAGAGGCAATTGCAGGCATAGGCGGAGGACTAAAAAATTATCTGGCATACGGCGGTTTTCCTCAGACTGATGATGAAGACCCGAATAATTTTTATTTAGACAGAGGAGTGATTTTTAATAGAGATTTATCAAAAGTTCACGATGTAAATGAAAAAAATATAACTGAATTTGTCACGCATTCATGGTATAAATATCCTGATGAAAAAGTCGGTTTAAATCCTACCGTCGGTATTACAGATCCTGAATATACAGGCTTAAAGAAAGACGGCAGCGTTCAGGAAAAAGGTAAATACAGTTGGTTAAAAGCACCGAGATATGAAAATAAACCTATGGAAGTCGGTCCGCTTGCCAGAACTCTTGTTGCTTATGCTAAAGGCAATAAACAAATAAAATCATTAGTCGATTATGTACTGAAAACTTCCGATATGCCGGTAAGCGCCCTCTTTTCAACATTAGGCAGAACAGCTGCAAGGGCTATTGAAGCAAAATATTTAGCAGATGCTCTTGAACCATGGACTATGGAATTAATAAAAAATATGGCTATAGATCAGACTACTTGGACAAATTATGAAATGCCCGATAAAGAAATCATCGGCATTGGTCTCGATGCTGCTCCAAGAGGCGCAGTGGGACACTGGGTAAGCATAAAAAATAAGATGATTAATCATTATCAAATTGTTGTTCCGTCAACATGGAACGGGTCGCCAAGAGATGCGTTCAATCAAAGAGGCGCTTATGAAGAATCTTTGATAGGAGTAAAACTTGCTAATTTATCTCAACCTTTAGAAATTTTAAGGACGGTTCATTCGTTTGACCCATGCATAGCATGCGGAGTTCATATAATTGACCCTAAGACTAAAGAAGTAAAAAAATATAAGATAAGATAA
- a CDS encoding hydrogenase maturation protease yields MVGVIGIGNILLQDEGFGVHVINFLNKNYSFNSAEVQLIDGSTMGYGLFDTILNLETAIIIDALKTDDKPGSIYKFHDGDLPANLMKKTAHEVEFIDVITMCGLTGFTPKLIFFAVVPQNCDNVSMELTEPLKLCIPSVADDILKELGLFNITPLRNKQ; encoded by the coding sequence ATGGTAGGAGTCATCGGAATAGGGAATATTTTGCTGCAGGACGAAGGGTTTGGCGTCCATGTAATAAATTTTCTGAATAAAAATTATTCATTTAATTCTGCTGAAGTTCAGCTGATAGACGGCAGCACAATGGGATACGGGTTGTTTGATACAATATTGAATCTGGAAACTGCAATAATTATAGATGCGCTTAAAACCGATGATAAGCCGGGCAGCATTTACAAATTTCATGATGGTGACCTGCCTGCAAATCTTATGAAAAAAACGGCACATGAGGTAGAATTTATAGATGTTATAACTATGTGCGGTCTTACCGGATTTACCCCAAAATTAATATTTTTTGCGGTTGTGCCTCAAAACTGCGATAATGTATCTATGGAGCTGACGGAGCCTTTAAAACTTTGCATTCCGTCGGTCGCAGATGATATTTTAAAAGAACTCGGGTTGTTTAATATTACTCCGCTGCGGAATAAACAATAG
- a CDS encoding carbamoyltransferase HypF has product MIKRVVINITGIVQGVGFRPFIYRLSQKYSINGYVINNISGVKIEAEADEKKLNDFINDIYVKKPSLAVIYDIDYIYEEPSGFNNFSILESTNGIDDAVNADTYEDRDKNKVAGSGVYLNLDMNHCNNESSCGTYLKPNIQKTVQRRKAAVSPDVATCDNCISELLNPADRRFLYPFINCTDCGPRFTITKKLPYDRANTTMNQFEMCNECQDEYADPSNRRFHAQPNACFNCGPEIGFIDKNGKQYYNDIFNKVATLIKKGGIVAVKGIGGFHIMCDAANENAVNRLRIIKNRPEKPFAVMFKNISEVLKYAEATEYEINLLNSKERPIVLLKYHGGLAKNINCTLTAIGAFLPYTPIQHIIFSIVNIPIIATSGNISDEPIISDDDEALLKLGSSVDGLLIHKRQIYRKCDDSVIKIVAVNNYGYGNNYNKNNNNNKNNNYNKNNNNNNYNNGNNYNNNNNDNNNSITDDKLNILNITVRRSRGFVPAAINVPCRLKRNIIAVGSNLKNTFAYGIKDDDKIILSPHIGDLTNINSYDYFCECIKETIKFYDLKPDAIVSDMHPGYESTKFAEGFAKKFGIAHIKLQHHKAHIISCMAENLLSLKQDILGISWDGTGYGEDRTIWGGEFFEGNYLNLEHIGNFKKFKLIGSEMAIKQPQRIFLSLIFEILGEKIIDMYGNNDNIKKAIIEEITGFASEEIRKLYHIWKNDINSPETSSVGRLFDAVACMCGFKGKITYEGEAAIYLENLALSSLEPVSEYSKYLSVSDSGETGEFLENEYTKNKKSGGYQDNYKYNYKKYNYNKYNYKYNYNIVYANDTLTDKINIKNTDTANFIIDWSPIILNIFDELIELKKKSNKNIFESYNNNNNTNTYRNGNNNSDSNGNSNNNNNADSNDSISNSNANLNTIAYKFINTLVSIIIDVSLPTKKKYICLSGGVFQNSMLTGKLYYELKKRGLSVFINQKVPINDGGISLGQAFYGGII; this is encoded by the coding sequence ATGATTAAACGGGTAGTAATAAATATAACTGGAATTGTCCAGGGTGTCGGATTTAGGCCTTTTATATATAGGCTTTCTCAAAAGTATTCTATAAACGGATATGTAATTAATAATATTTCCGGTGTCAAAATAGAAGCTGAAGCAGATGAGAAGAAATTAAACGATTTTATTAACGATATTTATGTCAAAAAACCTTCGCTGGCGGTAATTTATGACATTGATTATATTTATGAAGAGCCTTCGGGATTTAATAATTTTTCAATACTTGAATCAACGAATGGTATAGATGATGCAGTAAATGCAGATACTTATGAAGATAGAGATAAAAATAAAGTTGCAGGTTCAGGCGTATATTTAAATTTGGATATGAATCATTGCAATAATGAGTCGTCTTGCGGAACATATCTGAAACCTAATATTCAAAAGACAGTTCAACGCAGAAAAGCAGCTGTTTCGCCCGATGTTGCTACATGCGATAATTGTATATCGGAACTTTTAAACCCTGCAGACAGGAGATTTCTATACCCTTTTATAAATTGCACAGATTGCGGACCTAGATTTACTATAACAAAAAAATTGCCGTATGACAGAGCTAATACTACAATGAATCAGTTTGAAATGTGCAATGAATGTCAAGATGAATACGCAGACCCTTCCAACAGAAGATTTCATGCTCAACCCAATGCGTGTTTTAATTGCGGACCGGAAATTGGATTTATCGATAAAAACGGCAAACAATATTATAACGATATTTTTAATAAAGTTGCAACCCTGATAAAAAAAGGCGGTATAGTCGCCGTTAAAGGTATCGGGGGGTTTCATATAATGTGCGATGCCGCAAACGAGAATGCGGTGAATAGATTAAGGATAATAAAAAATCGCCCTGAAAAACCGTTTGCAGTTATGTTCAAAAACATTTCAGAGGTCTTAAAATATGCTGAGGCCACTGAATATGAAATTAATTTATTAAACTCAAAAGAAAGACCGATTGTGCTGCTTAAATATCACGGAGGTCTTGCAAAAAATATAAATTGCACCCTTACCGCTATAGGCGCATTTTTGCCTTATACCCCTATTCAGCATATAATTTTTTCAATTGTAAATATACCCATAATAGCAACATCTGGAAATATTTCAGATGAACCGATAATATCAGATGATGATGAAGCCTTGTTAAAATTGGGCTCGTCTGTAGACGGTCTATTGATTCACAAAAGACAGATATACCGAAAATGCGATGATTCAGTCATCAAAATAGTTGCCGTCAATAATTATGGCTACGGTAATAACTATAATAAAAATAATAACAATAATAAAAATAATAACTATAATAAAAATAATAACAATAATAACTATAATAACGGTAATAACTATAATAACAATAATAACGATAATAACAACAGTATTACAGATGACAAATTAAATATATTAAATATAACAGTAAGGCGCTCTCGCGGATTTGTTCCTGCTGCAATTAATGTTCCATGCAGACTAAAAAGAAATATAATTGCAGTCGGTTCAAATTTAAAGAATACGTTTGCTTACGGCATAAAAGACGATGATAAAATTATTTTAAGTCCGCATATAGGGGATTTAACAAATATAAATTCATACGATTACTTTTGCGAATGTATTAAAGAAACAATAAAATTTTATGATTTAAAACCTGATGCTATCGTCAGCGATATGCATCCGGGATATGAAAGTACGAAATTTGCAGAAGGATTTGCTAAGAAATTTGGCATTGCGCATATCAAACTTCAGCATCATAAAGCGCATATAATTTCTTGTATGGCAGAAAATTTATTATCTTTAAAACAAGATATTCTCGGAATTTCATGGGACGGAACAGGTTACGGAGAAGACCGGACAATATGGGGAGGGGAGTTTTTTGAGGGTAATTATTTAAATCTTGAACATATCGGAAATTTTAAAAAATTTAAACTCATAGGAAGCGAAATGGCTATTAAACAGCCGCAAAGAATTTTTTTAAGCCTTATATTTGAAATATTAGGCGAAAAAATTATTGATATGTACGGCAATAATGATAATATTAAAAAGGCAATAATTGAAGAGATTACAGGTTTTGCTTCAGAAGAAATTCGCAAATTATATCATATATGGAAAAATGATATTAATTCTCCTGAAACTTCATCTGTAGGAAGGTTATTTGATGCCGTAGCATGTATGTGCGGTTTTAAAGGGAAAATTACATATGAAGGGGAGGCTGCTATATATTTAGAAAATTTAGCGTTATCGTCATTAGAGCCGGTATCGGAGTATTCGAAGTATTTATCGGTTTCTGATTCAGGCGAAACAGGCGAATTTTTAGAAAATGAATATACTAAAAATAAAAAAAGCGGCGGGTATCAAGATAATTATAAATATAACTATAAGAAGTACAATTATAATAAGTACAATTATAAGTATAATTATAACATCGTCTATGCTAATGATACACTTACTGATAAAATTAATATTAAAAATACAGATACTGCTAATTTTATAATTGATTGGAGTCCTATAATTTTAAACATTTTTGATGAACTGATTGAATTAAAAAAAAAATCAAATAAAAATATTTTTGAATCATATAATAATAACAATAATACTAATACCTATCGCAATGGCAACAACAATAGTGATAGCAATGGCAACAGCAATAACAACAACAATGCTGACAGCAATGATAGTATTAGCAATAGTAACGCAAATTTAAATACTATAGCTTACAAATTTATAAATACTTTGGTTTCAATCATTATAGACGTATCATTACCAACCAAAAAAAAATATATTTGCTTATCTGGCGGAGTGTTTCAGAATAGCATGCTTACAGGTAAATTATATTATGAATTAAAAAAAAGGGGGCTGTCTGTTTTTATAAACCAAAAAGTTCCGATAAATGACGGAGGCATTTCATTAGGTCAAGCTTTCTATGGCGGCATCATATAA
- the hypD gene encoding hydrogenase formation protein HypD, giving the protein MFDIYNDFKEKENVLKLVSLIDEEVGSYNRKFKIMEVCGGHTHSIMKYGLNKMLSRSVDFIHGPGCPVCVMPVSRIDIAIYLSRLENVILTTYGDMMRVPGSKSSLIKERGNGADIRMVYSPLDIIKLAQENKNKKIIFYAIGFETTAPMTAALIEQIKAHGIKNIYFYINHVLVPPPIEAILDLCDSEIDGFVGPGHVSVITGVEIYNNIAVKYKKPVVVSGFEPFDILMSVLMIAKQINRRFSKIEIGYTRAVKQNGNKKAQELVNKYFEIRDSFEWRGLGYIPKSALKLKEEFKDIDAESLFRDYIFDNLANNKVVENQVCKCGDILKGKLKPNECPLFKKLCTPDNPIGACMVSHEGACAAYFKYFDDF; this is encoded by the coding sequence ATGTTTGATATTTATAACGATTTTAAAGAAAAAGAAAACGTATTAAAATTGGTTTCACTTATAGACGAAGAGGTAGGCAGTTATAACAGAAAATTTAAAATAATGGAAGTGTGCGGCGGACATACACATTCTATTATGAAATACGGCCTTAATAAAATGCTTAGCCGCAGCGTAGATTTTATACACGGACCCGGATGTCCGGTCTGTGTGATGCCTGTCTCCAGAATTGATATTGCAATATACTTGAGTAGATTAGAAAACGTCATATTAACAACGTATGGCGATATGATGCGTGTTCCAGGCAGCAAAAGTTCGCTTATTAAAGAAAGGGGAAACGGCGCAGATATAAGAATGGTCTATTCGCCTTTAGATATTATTAAATTAGCTCAAGAAAATAAAAATAAAAAAATAATTTTTTACGCTATAGGATTTGAAACAACAGCTCCTATGACGGCAGCTTTAATAGAACAGATTAAAGCGCACGGCATTAAAAATATTTATTTTTATATAAACCATGTTTTAGTACCTCCGCCTATTGAAGCAATTCTCGATTTATGCGATTCCGAAATAGACGGTTTTGTGGGCCCAGGTCATGTCAGTGTTATAACGGGTGTCGAAATATATAACAATATTGCTGTTAAATATAAAAAACCTGTTGTAGTTTCTGGATTTGAACCGTTTGATATTCTCATGTCTGTATTAATGATTGCAAAACAAATAAATAGAAGATTTTCGAAAATTGAAATAGGATATACGCGCGCTGTTAAACAAAATGGCAATAAAAAAGCTCAGGAACTTGTTAATAAATATTTTGAAATCAGAGATAGTTTTGAATGGAGAGGATTAGGCTATATTCCTAAAAGTGCCTTAAAATTAAAAGAAGAATTTAAAGATATTGATGCAGAAAGTTTATTTAGGGATTATATTTTTGATAATCTTGCTAACAATAAAGTAGTTGAGAATCAAGTTTGCAAATGTGGCGATATATTAAAAGGCAAACTCAAACCTAATGAATGTCCGCTTTTCAAAAAATTATGCACCCCGGATAATCCTATAGGAGCGTGTATGGTGTCGCATGAAGGAGCGTGCGCTGCTTATTTTAAATATTTTGATGATTTCTAA
- a CDS encoding Ni/Fe hydrogenase, with protein sequence MGNINSSGDDSDLKVVHRMTVIKRIIHWTLFLSIINQIITGMYIAYPFLIFGKTPTQADSPISGVLNSGETYQAFIMTWMREFHFIGAVLIDVSFFAWVYLAFFSTKEPLYKSFLPFGNKINEMYKMIKHYFTLKNKPKTGKYQDPLNAIIFTFFHLLLLLQMATGFQMYVASFTGTSAVGAWWPAMLHICTDWTLWVFGGLTGVTLTHLFITWLIIIFIFYHIYIEVWRSIVWKEGDILIPFGGYKYSRDNLKEDDAD encoded by the coding sequence ATGGGAAATATAAACAGTTCTGGAGACGATTCAGATTTAAAAGTTGTTCATAGAATGACCGTAATTAAAAGAATTATACACTGGACGCTTTTTCTATCTATAATAAATCAAATAATCACAGGCATGTACATAGCATATCCTTTTCTGATATTCGGCAAAACCCCGACGCAGGCGGATTCTCCCATAAGCGGCGTACTAAATTCCGGAGAAACTTATCAGGCATTTATAATGACGTGGATGCGTGAATTCCATTTTATAGGTGCGGTGCTGATCGATGTGTCATTTTTTGCGTGGGTTTATCTAGCCTTTTTTTCTACAAAAGAACCTTTATACAAAAGTTTTTTGCCTTTCGGAAATAAAATTAATGAAATGTACAAGATGATTAAGCATTATTTTACCTTGAAAAATAAACCGAAAACCGGCAAATATCAAGATCCTCTTAATGCAATTATATTTACCTTTTTTCATCTCCTGCTTTTATTGCAAATGGCGACCGGTTTTCAAATGTATGTTGCTTCTTTTACCGGAACATCTGCGGTAGGCGCATGGTGGCCGGCTATGCTTCACATTTGTACGGACTGGACGCTATGGGTCTTTGGCGGATTAACAGGAGTAACGTTAACACATTTATTTATAACATGGTTAATCATAATATTTATATTCTATCATATTTATATAGAAGTGTGGCGTTCTATTGTATGGAAAGAAGGTGATATATTGATTCCGTTTGGCGGTTATAAATATTCAAGGGATAACTTAAAAGAAGATGACGCAGACTAA
- the hypE gene encoding hydrogenase expression/formation protein HypE, translated as MNNNNFEKILISHGGGGKETSELIKDILFKHISNDILLKMEDAAIISSNGSKKIAFTTDSFTVTPLFFNGGDIGKLSVAGTVNDLSVMGAKPLFLSLSLIIEEGFLISDLEKIILSIKDELKMSGAKIVTGDTKVVPKGKVDGIFINTSGIGEVIYENLSASNIDNGDVIIVSGEIGDHGAAIMSLREGIDIDTGIKSDCTSLWSMIDDVLKNGFNVKAIRDATRGGLAAVLNEWAESSNVNIFIDEETIPVKDNVRGFCEFIGLEPYQFACEGRVVFAVSNNDAEKLLKVLISNPLGEKSQIIGRAYRNFSKKVIIKNIYGISRFLDVPSGELLPRIC; from the coding sequence ATGAACAATAATAATTTTGAGAAAATTCTTATTTCACACGGCGGCGGCGGAAAAGAAACATCTGAATTAATAAAAGATATATTATTTAAGCACATTTCAAACGATATATTACTGAAAATGGAAGATGCTGCTATTATATCGTCAAACGGTTCAAAAAAAATTGCCTTTACAACAGATAGTTTTACTGTTACACCTTTATTTTTTAATGGAGGTGATATAGGTAAGTTGTCTGTTGCCGGAACGGTAAACGATTTATCCGTTATGGGTGCGAAGCCGCTATTTTTAAGTTTAAGTTTAATTATAGAAGAGGGGTTTTTAATAAGCGATCTGGAAAAAATTATTTTATCTATAAAAGATGAATTGAAAATGTCCGGCGCTAAAATTGTCACCGGAGATACAAAAGTTGTACCAAAAGGCAAGGTAGACGGTATTTTTATAAATACATCAGGGATAGGCGAAGTAATTTATGAAAATTTATCTGCCTCTAATATTGATAACGGCGATGTTATAATAGTTTCGGGAGAAATCGGCGACCACGGAGCCGCTATAATGTCTTTAAGGGAAGGGATAGATATCGACACCGGAATAAAAAGCGATTGTACAAGTTTGTGGAGTATGATAGATGATGTTTTGAAAAATGGATTTAATGTTAAGGCAATAAGGGACGCTACAAGAGGAGGATTAGCAGCAGTTCTTAATGAATGGGCTGAAAGCTCTAATGTCAATATTTTTATAGATGAGGAAACAATACCTGTTAAGGATAATGTCAGAGGATTTTGTGAATTCATAGGATTAGAGCCCTATCAATTTGCATGTGAAGGCAGGGTTGTTTTTGCAGTAAGCAATAACGATGCTGAAAAGCTGCTAAAAGTTCTCATATCTAATCCGTTAGGGGAAAAATCGCAAATAATAGGTCGTGCTTATCGCAATTTCAGTAAAAAAGTTATTATTAAAAATATCTATGGAATCTCAAGATTCTTGGATGTTCCATCGGGAGAGCTTCTTCCGCGTATCTGTTGA